In Lytechinus variegatus isolate NC3 chromosome 13, Lvar_3.0, whole genome shotgun sequence, the DNA window AAAGTATAATCGTCAAATGATATTACAATATCTAGGATGTGGGAATTGTGTACAATGACAATTTTATTGTGATGCAATATGCTGCGGGGTAAAATATCCGTAAGTCTATCCAGTActgcattttaaaaattttacgATCTATGTGTTTTCAGCAACTAAAATGTCACTTAGATTTGTTTTCCTTTTGGGGATggaaaaatattattatatacttTGCTCAGTCGAGATTAAGTgttagtttattttatttcatttgagcCAATCTTTTAAGCTAAACAATTCTGACCTAACTGTGGAGATCAATTTAGGTACATTggaatgagaaaataaatcaaaagtgTCGTCTGCAAACAAAAACGActtgaaatatttgattagtaGATGATATGATTTACATATCAAAAGAAGCATCGATATCAATATTCATGTGAGTGGATTCGACACCATCGATCACTATTTACTGTTTAGATTCGATAAATAACGAGAAAACCACTACAGTGGATTACCAAGTGCACAAACAAGTGTACACCTACAGtaattaccaataatgcatatagcatttccatttattccaaagcaggataaaagagcattgtagattaatgccttgctcacgggcataggtgccgtgACCAGGGATCGAACCACGGACTttccacactctaaaaaatgaagtgctaattcagctcttaaagagcgtgtatagtgactgcacttcggagtgctgatttttctcgttcaaatttgaactagacaaatcagcactccgaagtgcagtcactatacacgctctttaagagctgaattagcacttcattttttagagtgcatgtATAGCCCGGCGCTTTAGACCACTCGGTCACGACGCCATTATAAGTCGAATTTTGTATAAAGAATGAAGTAATCGATTAGGACAAATAttctacaacaaaaataaaactataaTTATTTAGAAATGAAATCGATGAAGCTCGGTATACTaagagaagtaaaaaaaatctttacaaatACCAAATTGGTCATTAATGAGAATTCTGAATTTAGAAAGCAAACAagttttgcattggatttgatACCGCAGGCCTGAAGTCATAGGCttataattttcaatgttattcaCTTAATTTTTTGGTTTTAATTAAACACTACTTACTGAACCTGTACCGATCCTTTAAAAGGACATGCGCCCGAAAGCTACGAGAAAACAATTCTATGGTACTTTCGTCTTTTAACTATTACATCtatattcgttttttttttcaattttccttGTTTCAATAATGTTTCCAGAATATAAATgatctttctgtttttcatgtCCAGTAGCGGATCAAGACCCCCAAATTAAGCGGCAAATCATTATCCAAAAGTTTCTTACAAGCAAAAGGATCGAAGGTCACCGCATTTGCGGCTTTCTCGTCGTCCTTCTTGGACTAGCCCCATAAGATCATTCGTTTAACACCATTCTCTCTGACGCAAAGCGGTCCCAAAAGATTACAAACATTTTCATGCCCatgcaccccccaaaaaagcgcgaaaatcaaatttttgacCTTTTAAATCTTGTTTGAAAGAAGATATAATTTTTAACAGTAGTCTTCAATGCTTTTCCCCAATGGTTTTTCTTGCCTTACTTTTTCCAAAATGATAACGAAATAGTCGAACATCATATACATTAATGTCTCTGAAGAGCAACATTAATGAATCTCATGTTACAAAACCGAAATTAAACATTGATGATGTCTCTTGGCTTATCATCGAATTTCAATCTTCCcccttttcacatttttttttacagcaatCAATTACCTGTCGTTGAGTATCTTCTGGCCAAGGGAGCCGACGTCAACATCAAAGCAGGAAACAACAGAAACGGAAATATCACTCCACTACACCTAGCATCTGAGCATGGATTTATTACCATAGTAGAAGCCCTTGTTAATTCACGTCAAGCTGCAGTAGACCTGGTCGACAGGGCCAATGAAACAGCGCTGAGAAAAGCCTCGACGAAAGGACATGCCGAGATTGCGACACTCCTTATCTCAAAAGGTGCCGACGTTCACAAAACCTGCTGTTGCGGCTGGACGCCATTGCATGCAGCGTGTAAATTTGGTCATTTTGACACTGCAGAAGTTCTCGTTACCAATGGGTCAGATTTGAATTGCAAATCGAAGGATGAAGCTACACCTATCCTCATCGCTGCAACGTATGGCCATACTGAAATAGTTAAATTTCTTGAGTCAAAGGGGGCCGATTTTAAAATTTGGAACCACGAGGGGTGGACACCTTTGCACCACGCGGCCAAGGCAAGTCATTTGGACATAGTGCAATACCTCATCGAAAAGGGCGATGACGTAAATAAAACCACTCATCACGGCCAAACGCCATTACATGCCGCAGCGAATGGGGTCTACGGATGCAAGATAGTGGAATATTTGGTAAGTCGCGGCGCAGAACTTGACAAACTCGACAAGAGAGGATTCACACCACTCCATCAAGCCGCATGGGAAGGCCAGTTTGACACCGTCCAGTATCTTATATCTAAAGGAGCAGACGTAAACAGAAGGGAAAATGAAGTAGGGAGATCCCCTCTCCGCTTTGCTACCTGTAATAGCAGTTTAGATATTGTAAAACATCTAGTGAGTAATGGTGCAAATATCGAAGAACAAGACAAGCTCGGATGTACTCCGCTTCATCATGCCGCTCATCACGGGAATCTTGAGTTCATTCAGTTTCTGATTGCACAAGGAGCTGATCGAAACAAATGTGACAATAATGGCGACTCTCCTATCATTGCAGCTGTAGCTGCGGGCCACTTGGACACTATAAGATACCTAATCCGTAGCGGGGCAAGAGTGGACCATAGCAATAAGAATGATGAGACTGCCTTGCACCGTGCTGTATCAAAGGGACGCGTGGACATCGTTCGTTTTCTGCTCTCTACCGGTATGCAGATTGACAAAAAACAACATGAGGGTTTGACTGCTCTTCACTCTGCAGTATATCAAGGCAATGTTCAGATTGTCAAAGTGCTGGTGAACGAGGGAGCGAACACTGAGACAGTAAACAAATCTGGATGGGCGCCATTGCATCATGCATCGCAACAGGGGCATCTTGTTATCGTGAAATATCTTGTTGATGAAATCGGGACAGACGTTGACACACTGAATAAAGATGATCTGACAGCACTACACATCGCAAGTTATAGCGGTCGTGTAGATATTGTAAGATTTTTAACAACCCAAAGTGCGGATGTGAACAGCTGCACAAGAGATGGTTGTACTCCTCTTCATTACGTAGCCGAAACGGGACATCTAGCCATTATGAGATACCTCGTAGGTAAGGGAAGTGACCTTGAGAGGAACTGCGACAAAGGATGGACCCCGCTCCACTACGCCGCATGGAAGGGTCGCCTGAACATCGTAAATTTTATTCTCAGTCAACCGGAGCATGTAAGAACTTGatttaaaatgtttcattttctctACATTTTAATTTCCACAATGC includes these proteins:
- the LOC121426577 gene encoding ankyrin-3-like codes for the protein MDLEKAIEAGKGYHYFIDELQDIDELNEDGLSPLHLAAQSNQLPVVEYLLAKGADVNIKAGNNRNGNITPLHLASEHGFITIVEALVNSRQAAVDLVDRANETALRKASTKGHAEIATLLISKGADVHKTCCCGWTPLHAACKFGHFDTAEVLVTNGSDLNCKSKDEATPILIAATYGHTEIVKFLESKGADFKIWNHEGWTPLHHAAKASHLDIVQYLIEKGDDVNKTTHHGQTPLHAAANGVYGCKIVEYLVSRGAELDKLDKRGFTPLHQAAWEGQFDTVQYLISKGADVNRRENEVGRSPLRFATCNSSLDIVKHLVSNGANIEEQDKLGCTPLHHAAHHGNLEFIQFLIAQGADRNKCDNNGDSPIIAAVAAGHLDTIRYLIRSGARVDHSNKNDETALHRAVSKGRVDIVRFLLSTGMQIDKKQHEGLTALHSAVYQGNVQIVKVLVNEGANTETVNKSGWAPLHHASQQGHLVIVKYLVDEIGTDVDTLNKDDLTALHIASYSGRVDIVRFLTTQSADVNSCTRDGCTPLHYVAETGHLAIMRYLVGKGSDLERNCDKGWTPLHYAAWKGRLNIVNFILSQPEHRIELLNWPGKDGSTSLHLAAGSGHLSTVETLINHGADLKNQLNNGQTSLHLAAQHLDSHKKSNSKENTQGNNSKAKKVLELLLMKGSDVNVKDEHGKAAKDYVKDQATRQLICSYGADTKSEHTIPKKRISYKDQHSFEKMLTKLADHISDGSIRLLGEALGFHEVQIERFKETNRKGASVTAEGTRQMLQEWFFKSSKDDRVLKLEKALVNANLHQLVETHLRE